AATCCACAGAGGTGATGATAACCCTAAAAATATTTTTCTAAAAAAGGTAAGGGAACTTTCGAAAAAAGTATTTAACGATTACCCTGATAATCAAAAATGCAGGGATATCATTTTTACTGTACTACGTTACATCCATTTTATTAATGCTGAAAAAGAATAATGTTATGGCAAATTACCAGATAAAGCTCACCCCTATTGATACCTTTTTCTTTGGCGGTGAAAAACATATAGAAAAAAACGGGAAAATCGAAACCAATTATTTCGTAGAATCAAACCTTTACCCACAACAAACTACTTTATTGGGTTTGTTGCGGTATTATTTGCTGCTGAAAAATAATATTGTTTTTGATGGCAAAAAAATAACTGATAAAATAGAAGCAGCAAGGATTATCGGAGATTCGAGTTTTGATTATAACACCCCACCTCAAGACTATGGCAAAATTAAATCAATAAGTCCTTTGTATTTTCATGGAGATAATCAATGCTTTTTCTATGCACCCTTGGATGTTGATTTCAAGATGACTAATTTTCAATTATCCAAAATGAAAGATGGAAATGATACAAATTACAATGCAAAAGATTTCTACTATGATATTTGCCAACAGGTGATTTCGGATAAGGGTGATAAAAAAAAGCTATCAGTAATTATCGAAGATGCTATGCAGGTAGGCAATGAGAAAGCAGCAAAAGGAGAATCGAAAGAAGATAAATTTTACAAACAAAATTCTAAACGGATGAAATCCGGCTGGTGCTTTTGTTTTGACGCGGAAATTGCCGATAATGCCGGGATTCCTCAAAACGATGCGCTTTTTATTCCCTTTGGCGGTGAAAAATCATTCTTTAAAATGGAAGTTGATAAAAAGGATCCGGTTGCATTTACCCCACCTAAAAATTTTGTGAGGAATAAATCCTATATCCTTTGTATTAGCGACTGTTTTGTTGATCCCGGATTTCTTGAAAAATCAGAACTTTCCGTTAATCGCTATGTGAGCTTCCGAAACCTGAAAAGCAAAGTAAAAGGAACGGAAAAATATAGCGGGTTATCGAAGAATGATCCCGAACAATTAAGCCGTAGCGACCGCTTTAACCTTCTGCAACGCGGATCAATCTTGTATTTTGACAGCAATGAGAAACTTGAAGAAGTTGCTGAAATAATTCAGTCAAAAGAAAACACACATTGTAAAACCATCGGATTCAATCATATTATAACTATAAAAAATTAACAAAATGAAACACGTATTTGAAGCATATTTTATCCAGTGCATTACCAATATGCATGTGGGAAGTGGCGATGCCAATTATGGAGTAGTTGACAAATTGGTTCAACGCGACACTGTTACCGGGTTTCCAACCATTCATCCTTCAAGCCTGAAAGGGGCATTAAGGGAACATTTTGAACAGCAACCTAATTGGAATAAAGGTTCTGATAATATTAACAAAATTTTTGGCAAAGAAGCAATAGGCGGTACCGACAGCGAAACAGGTGAATACAAATTCTTGGGTGCCGATATGGTTTCGTTACCAGTTCGCTGCAATTTTGAGCAGTATGTGCTTGCTGTCAATAAAAAACAGATAGAGGAACTCAACCAGAAATCAAAATTGCTGACAACGAAAGAAATTTTCAAGCTACCTGCTGATGCTTCCAACAAGTTCTTTTATCAGCCGGGTCAACCTGGATATGATTTGTATGCCGAAGATATTAAAATTGAAAACAGCCACAAAGTTGCACATTCTCCTTTGCTTCAGGCAACATCAAATCTATCGGGCTTCGATACCAAATACGCTACCTTCGACAATGAATCTTTTAAAGCCATTACCGCGAATTTGCCGGTTATTGCCCGTAATTGCATAGAAGACGGCACGAGCGACAACTTATGGTACGAAGAAGTGGTTCCTCACCAAAGTGTGTTCCTTACTTTTATAGCTACTACCAGTACTTTAAAAACAGAATTCGAACAAATCCTTTCTGATGGCATTGTTCAAATTGGAGGGAATGCTACCATTGGTTATGGTTTATGTAAGTTTTATAAGATCACCCTTTAAATAATAAACCATGAAAAGGATACAAAACATGATACCCGATGCCATTCAGGCATGTCATGAGATATTACTCGATAACGGAAGAAAAACAGCCATTGACAGAGAATTCAATGGTTATATTTCTTCTTTTGGTGCTTCTGTTATCTCAGCCGGATTACTGCCCAGTATTATTTTTTATTCACAGAAGGGCGATAGTGCCACTGACCGTCCCAAAATAATTCTTTGCATACAGAATATTCTGAGAAAGCATGGTTATTCGAATTTAAATCTTCTGGATAAGGTAAGAACACTTTTTACAGGTAATACAAATCAGGCAGAGATCAGCTTACTTACCGATAAAATATTTGATGCAGCCATAGCCCTGAAACTGGCAATACGTACTTTCCCGAAATCCAAAAA
The sequence above is a segment of the Lentimicrobiaceae bacterium genome. Coding sequences within it:
- the cmr4 gene encoding type III-B CRISPR module RAMP protein Cmr4, with the protein product MKHVFEAYFIQCITNMHVGSGDANYGVVDKLVQRDTVTGFPTIHPSSLKGALREHFEQQPNWNKGSDNINKIFGKEAIGGTDSETGEYKFLGADMVSLPVRCNFEQYVLAVNKKQIEELNQKSKLLTTKEIFKLPADASNKFFYQPGQPGYDLYAEDIKIENSHKVAHSPLLQATSNLSGFDTKYATFDNESFKAITANLPVIARNCIEDGTSDNLWYEEVVPHQSVFLTFIATTSTLKTEFEQILSDGIVQIGGNATIGYGLCKFYKITL